Part of the Bacteroidota bacterium genome is shown below.
GCGAAAATAGCCGAGTTACAATTGATGAAACTTGCCGGGCTGTTTATGCAGGAAGTGCAATAGTAAAAGTTTAGACGTTAAAATATTAAAGCTGTTTCAAAAGGTGTTAATGACTGGGTTTTATACCTTTTGAAACGGCTTCTTTTTTTTATTCTCCGAATCCCAATACCCCCATGCTTTTATCCACATGTACCAGTATAGGCATATTCATAGAGAATTTGCTCGCCGGAATTTGTTATGTTTAGTAAAAGCTTATCCCCGCTTACCTGTAATTTACTGATGTCAAAGGTCATTTCTTTGATAATAACCGCATCACAAACTTCTTCGTTTTTCAGAGATAGTCTTAATCTTCTTTGTATAGGGTATGATTCCATTATTTCTTCGGAGTCAATAAGTTTTACCTCCCAGCTGCTACCGTCGCATCCGCTTGACTCAAAAGTAATTTTCAGGCAATCATCAATAATTTTTAAATTGATTATCGTTAATTGATCATCTGGCGCTGTACTGTATAGTTCTTCGCTAATAATAACCTCCTTATCACAATTCAAGGTTATATCATCATCCTTGTCGCAGGATGCTAAAAACATGCTAAAAAGAATTATTCCGAATAGTTTATATAAAGTTCTCATGGCACGAACGTTTTAAACCAAAAGTTTACGGTTTTATTTATTGTCAAATTTACGGAAAAAACGTGATTTTTGGTAGCTTTAGGGACTGTCTTTACAGGTTATTCACCTAATTTAATCAATATTTTCTCAATTAATAATTTGCCAATTGAATATCATATTTATTCTGCTTTTCTATTCATGAACTCTATTTAAATTCTTCAAATAGACAGGCGTATTTATATTATTTTGTTTACTGGCTAAATCATAAGCTTTTTGGTAGTTTTCTTGTGCCAGTTTAAGTTGTTTATTATTCTCGTATGCCTCTCCCAAACTGTCGTATACATTTGGTGATAGAGGGTAGCGTTTTACATTTTCGATAAAAATCTCTATCGCATTATCTATGTCGTTGTGTTGTAGGTGGTTGTACCCTAACGTATTTATAATGTTTTCCGGAGTTTCTAATTCTAAACCATATTTGTTTGAAACAAGTTTGTAATGTTTGTCAATTGCAGCTAAACCTTGTTTAAACGTTTCCTGATTTATTTGCCAGTCGGAGAATATGAATTTTAAGCCATTAAAAACACTTATGTATGGAATTGATATATGGTTCTCATCTTCCATTTTAACATATTTATAATCAATAGTCTTGTTCGATTTTTTATTAACTAAGTCAGAGAACTCTGCTAAGGCCTGATAATATTTCGGTTCATTGCCAACTGTCACGTAAAAAAACTTTTGATTGTCATATTTTGATTTTAAAGAGTTTTTAGCCTCTTTTACAAGGTAACTATCAGCGAAGTGAATATATGGGCTGATAGCAATATATGCATCAAAAACTTCCGGTTTTGTCAGCAATGAATAGGTTGTAAATGTTCCGCCAAATGAATGTCCGATAATGACAGAAAAATCTGAAGTCTTATAATTTTTGTCAACATGCTTTGTTAATTCCTCAGAAACAAAATTTAAAAAATTTTCAGCCCCTCCTGAGGTTGGTAGTCTTACATCATGAACCGGTGAAAAATCTTTGGTTCTGTCAATATTATGAACGGAAACAATAATGGTTTGTGGAATAATTCTCCGCCTTGACAGAAAGTCTACAGCTCCATATACATGTTGAAAATTAGCTTTCCCATCCAGTAAGTATATTACCGGGTATTTCTGAGATGTCTCTCCATAACCATCCGGAAGCTTTATTGTAATAATTCTTTTTTCATTAAGAATTTTCGATTCTATAGTTTCTTCTATCCCATTAACTATATCATTCTTTGTTTGAGCAAAAGAGCTGTCAACAGATAGTAATATTAGAATAATAAATAACCCTGTAATCTTATTTATAGTTTTACTTAAATGAAAATTTTTCATAACATACTTGTTTTAAACAAGTAAAGTTAGGTAATAAGTTTTGTCTATTGTGTTAACGAAAACTATAAAGGATACTCCTTTTTGTTAAAGTTTGCATAAAAAATTGCTGAGCTAAAACTTCTGAAACTTTGTTTCACTCATTTCGGTCTAAATGACGTTTGTAATTACAGTTTTTAGCTTTTTGCCACACTACATCGCATCAATATATTCTTCTAAAAATTCAACCAATTTTTTAACGGCTCGACCTCTGTGACTGATTTTTCCCTTCTCTTCAGAGTCCATTTCTGCAAAAGTAGTTTCATAACCTTTAGGACGGAAGATAGGGTCGTAGCCAAAACCGCCTTCACCGTATTTTTCTGTAGTAATTTCTCCTTCTACGCTACCTTCAAAAAAATATTCCATACCATCAATCTTTAAAGAAATAACAGTCCGGAATTGAGCATTTCGGTCTTCCTTGCCTTCCATTTCTGCAAGCATCTTATTTACATTATCATCATAGGTAACATTTTCACCGGCGTATCTTGCAGCGTAAACACCCGGAGCTCCACCCAGGGCATCAACTTCCAATCCTGTATCGTCCGCAAAACAGTCGTATCCGTAATTTTCTAAAACATGTGCTGTTTTTTGTGCTGCGTTACCTTCAAGTGTATCCGAAGTTTCGGGAATATCTTCTAAACATCCAATTTCTTTTAGTGTTACCAGTTCAATACTTTCCGGCAGTAATTCTCTTATTTCGGTGAATTTATTTTTGTTGTTTGTGGCTATTACTATTCGCATATTTTATCTTTATTGTTAACTTATTAATTTTGATTTAATGATTTTAGTGTTGTATTCTTCGTTTAATATATTATTTAACTTACTCATTACTACATAGCCCATCATCATACTAAATATCAATAATGAATAATACGGTACACCACCACCCACTAATTCACTAAATGAAGCATTAAAATTAGGATAGTATATCATAAATATAACAGATAGTGAGTTATTAAGAAAGTGTACTAAAATTGAAGGAGTCAATGACTTTGTTTTATAATATAAATATCCTAGCAGCAACCCACTTATAAATCCGGCAATAAACTGCCATGGGTTGAGGTGAATAAATCCGAAAAATATAGCCGAAGCAATTATGGCTTTATTTGGGGTGTAATTTTGTAAATATCCTCTCAATACCAATCCTCTTACAAGAATTTCTTCAAGCAGGGGTGCAAAAATTGCAATCATGATAATATTTGGAACAGACAGGTTGAAAGCTTTTTCAAATAGCTCTATGGCCCAGTCGGGCATTGGAATAAGCGAAGCAAAGAAATCTACCCACAGCATCATTATTAAACTGATTATAATAATATACAGGTATTTCCCCGGTTTACCCAAAGAGAAATTCAGGATATTGGTTTTACTTTCCGTTCCCTTTTCAATATCAGACTTTTCTTTTTTTATTATTATCCAATATACCAGATATATTGTAGCTATCATTGGAATCGCATATCCCAGTGCCGCTGCTATATTTTTGTCCAGCCATTCCTGTGTATTGCCAAAAAATATAATAGGGGCGCCCAGCAAAAAAGTAAATACAAGCAATATCAGAAATATTAATACGCTATGAGTTATTGTGGAAAATTTTCTCTTATTCATGGTGGTACGGTTCGTTTCTTAATATAGTAAATGCTCTATACACTTGTTCGGTAATAAAAAGCCTTACCATCTGATGAGAGAATGTCATTTGTGATAATGATATTTTACCCTGTGCCTTGTTGTAAACTTCTTTTGAAAAACCATAGGGACCTCCGATCACGAAAATAACCTGTTTTACCCCGCTATTCATGTGTTTTTGTAAATATTTGGAGAAGTCGACAGATGAAAATTCTTTTCCTTTCTCATCCAATAGAATTAATCTGTCAGAGGGGCTTGTTTTGGCTAAAATCAATTCGCCTTCCTTCGATTTTTGTTGATCTACGGATAATTTTTTTACATTTTTTATATCAGGAATAATATCAATTTCGAAAGAGATATAATGCTTTAAACGATTAGTGTATTCGTCAATTAATGATTGAATACGCGAATCATCAGTTTTACCTACGACTAGTAATTTAATTTTCAAAATATGCTATTTTTTTGAAAGGCAAATATATATATTTGTAAGGAGAGGTGTCTAGTTTTGAATATAATAATCGAAAAAATAAGTCTTATGGCAACGGAAAATAGAGATTTAAGAAATCAGGCCTTAGAATCTTTAAAAGGGAATTGGGTAATCGCAATAGTAACTTTTTTAATTGTATTCATCCTTACGGGTGGTGCCGGTGGTATAGAAGAGGGTAAAGGCGGGATAATTTCTGTTATTATTGCAGGACCATTGGCAGTAGGTGTTGCCACTTTTTCACTTGCGCTTTCCCGTGGGCAAAAAGCTGATATAGAGATGGTCTTTGTTGGTTTTAAGAACTTTGTAAATGCTTTAATAGCGTATTTGCTGGTTGTGATATTTACGTTTGGATGGCTCTTATTATTGATTGTTCCGGGTATTATAAAAGCAATCTCCTATTCTATGACATTTTTTATTATGGCCGAAGATGATTCTATTAAACCAATGGACGCTATAGATAAAAGTATGGCAATGATGGACGGTTATAAGATGAAATATTTTTTATTAAGCCTTTTGTTTCTTGTGTTTATACTTCTTAGCGCAATACTGTTATTTATCCCATTATTGTGGCTTGTGCCGTATATGCATGTTACCTATGCTAAGTTTTATGATGATATTAAATATAATCCGGCAATGATTGAATAATAGATTTTTTTAATGTAGAACATAATAAAACCTTTGTATTGAATTGTTTTAATTCGTGTATAGTTTTTTTAATTTTATTGATACTTTTGTAGGCCTTAAAAAATAGAAGAGGATGAACTTAGAGCAAGAATTAGATATAATAATCAAGAACGCAATTAGAGAAGATGTAGGAGACGGGGATCATTCATCGCTTTCGAGCGTTCCTGAAGATGCTGTTGGAAGAGCTAAACTTTTAGTAAAGGAAGACGGTGTTTTGGCGGGAGTTGAAGCTGCAAAAAAAGTTTTTGATTATGTTGATTCTAATTTGAACGTTGAAACATTTATTGAAGATGGTGCGACCGTAAAAGTTGGCGATGTTGTATTTCATGTAAATGGCTCTTCTTTGTCTATTCTTAAAGCTGAAAGATTAGTATTAAATATAATGCAGCGCATGAGTGCTGTT
Proteins encoded:
- a CDS encoding alpha/beta hydrolase-fold protein, with protein sequence MKNFHLSKTINKITGLFIILILLSVDSSFAQTKNDIVNGIEETIESKILNEKRIITIKLPDGYGETSQKYPVIYLLDGKANFQHVYGAVDFLSRRRIIPQTIIVSVHNIDRTKDFSPVHDVRLPTSGGAENFLNFVSEELTKHVDKNYKTSDFSVIIGHSFGGTFTTYSLLTKPEVFDAYIAISPYIHFADSYLVKEAKNSLKSKYDNQKFFYVTVGNEPKYYQALAEFSDLVNKKSNKTIDYKYVKMEDENHISIPYISVFNGLKFIFSDWQINQETFKQGLAAIDKHYKLVSNKYGLELETPENIINTLGYNHLQHNDIDNAIEIFIENVKRYPLSPNVYDSLGEAYENNKQLKLAQENYQKAYDLASKQNNINTPVYLKNLNRVHE
- a CDS encoding non-canonical purine NTP diphosphatase; translated protein: MRIVIATNNKNKFTEIRELLPESIELVTLKEIGCLEDIPETSDTLEGNAAQKTAHVLENYGYDCFADDTGLEVDALGGAPGVYAARYAGENVTYDDNVNKMLAEMEGKEDRNAQFRTVISLKIDGMEYFFEGSVEGEITTEKYGEGGFGYDPIFRPKGYETTFAEMDSEEKGKISHRGRAVKKLVEFLEEYIDAM
- a CDS encoding type II CAAX endopeptidase family protein; this translates as MNKRKFSTITHSVLIFLILLVFTFLLGAPIIFFGNTQEWLDKNIAAALGYAIPMIATIYLVYWIIIKKEKSDIEKGTESKTNILNFSLGKPGKYLYIIIISLIMMLWVDFFASLIPMPDWAIELFEKAFNLSVPNIIMIAIFAPLLEEILVRGLVLRGYLQNYTPNKAIIASAIFFGFIHLNPWQFIAGFISGLLLGYLYYKTKSLTPSILVHFLNNSLSVIFMIYYPNFNASFSELVGGGVPYYSLLIFSMMMGYVVMSKLNNILNEEYNTKIIKSKLIS
- the rlmH gene encoding 23S rRNA (pseudouridine(1915)-N(3))-methyltransferase RlmH; amino-acid sequence: MKIKLLVVGKTDDSRIQSLIDEYTNRLKHYISFEIDIIPDIKNVKKLSVDQQKSKEGELILAKTSPSDRLILLDEKGKEFSSVDFSKYLQKHMNSGVKQVIFVIGGPYGFSKEVYNKAQGKISLSQMTFSHQMVRLFITEQVYRAFTILRNEPYHHE
- a CDS encoding DUF975 family protein, whose amino-acid sequence is MATENRDLRNQALESLKGNWVIAIVTFLIVFILTGGAGGIEEGKGGIISVIIAGPLAVGVATFSLALSRGQKADIEMVFVGFKNFVNALIAYLLVVIFTFGWLLLLIVPGIIKAISYSMTFFIMAEDDSIKPMDAIDKSMAMMDGYKMKYFLLSLLFLVFILLSAILLFIPLLWLVPYMHVTYAKFYDDIKYNPAMIE